DNA from Magnolia sinica isolate HGM2019 chromosome 19, MsV1, whole genome shotgun sequence:
AATTGAAGTAAGAGGTTTGTATTTGTCATTATCGGATCAATACCTGCTTGAATTTCAAACAAGGGGAAGGGATCAAAGACAGGCTTCCTAAGAAATCTGTCATTCGAAGCATTGTCAGTTCCAATACCATAGCTGAGATTATTAACAACAGATTGGCCTAATTCAGACATTGATTGACTACGAAGCTTCTTAGATTGCGGTTCCcaagctaccatctccaaattcTTCTCATCTTGTTCTTGAATTTCACTCAATGGCTTGTGGGTGTTTGGATCGATGCCTCGCTGTCGGAGCTTTTTCTTCAGGCACGAATTCCACAGGTTCTTAATCTCGTTATCTGTTCTTCCCGGCAATTGTGCTGCAATTTGAGACCACCTGCAATCCAAAAACCAGATAAATTCAAATACCTAATTCGGCTTTCGTGTCGAAAAATGCTGGAACAGAAGAAATTCAGGGATTTTTGAAGTACCTGTTTCCCAAAACTTCATGGAGACTGATTATGAGATCCTCTTCTTGCTGTGAGAAATGGCCTCTTTTAAGATCTGGCCTGAGGTAATTAATCCATCGGAGTCTACAACTCTTACCACATCTTTGCAAACCTGTGAAAAAAATACCATCTGGGTTTATCAGATTACGGACAGAATTGCAGACGTAAGGATTCGATTccgaaaacaagaaaaaagaaaaaaagaaaaaagaaacagagcagaacagaACAAAAGAAGTAGGGAATTGCCTGCTTGTTTTGGTACTGCACTCCAACACCCAACACCAAATCTAGTGATGTGATTGTACAGCTTCTCGTCTTCTTCAGGTGACCATAGCCCCTTCCTTAGCTTTTCTTTTAAACAACATGAATGGCGGCCCATTTCCGATTGGAGGGTCGGTAATTGCACAGATACAATTCAAACTGCCTACCTCCCGAACGACCGGATAGAATCGAACATGGAGAAGTGTTACAGGCAAGGAAATTTTCTGAGGTGatttaaaggggtagagaaaatCATGCTTAGGATTCAAgttaagaagagagagagagagagagagagagagagagagagagagagagagagagagaagaaggtgaTGCAATCAAGTGGGTTTTACGCAAATCGGGTGCAGCTCTTGCATAGGAAATAGATTAGGTTTTAAGATATCTCCGTTTGTAGACAAGCTAAAATGTAAAATTCAAACACTAATAAATCCAGCTTTAATTAGTTCCAGGTATTTCAGAGagagacagaaagagagagaggaaatggatttgttatttttcattaaaaataaaaaaataaaaaaatcttaagaGCAATGATCATCTGTATAAAACTATACATAGAGACTTGGTGTATAAACCATCCTACTCGAATTTGCACCTTTTGGGTGGAGAAAAAGAAGATGGTCTGGACCACCCAATTTCAATCTCCATTCTGCATTTTGCCCATTACAATGATCAAGACCTTACATCAGGTCGGCCCCACTTAAAATGGACCATAATGCTGCGGAAATTGCACTCGATTCAGCTATTTCACCAAAGATTCGAATTTGCACCTTTTGGGTGGAGAAAAAGAAGATGGTCTGGACCATCCAATTTCAATCTCCATTCTGCATTTTACCCATTACAATGATCAAGAccttacatcaggtgggccccacttaaaatGGACCATGATGCTGCCGAAATTGCACTCGACTCAGCTATTTCACCAAAGACTCAAGAAAAACTAACTCAACTCAGTGCAACTTGACAGTATTTTCATATTATCACtactttttaaatattatatatttactGGAAAACTGAGAAAATTTCATGCTTTTGTACTATGTGAGTGTTGCAAACCAATGCACGTGAGGCCTCACGTGTGGTTGAGATCAGGCGGCCGACAGTTCTGTGTGGTCCGTTTTTTTCCTGACCTTTCGTTTAAGTGATAATGATTTTGCTTACAATGTCCACAAAACCCCATTGATCTCACCATCCAATGAATAGGCTGCTCGAATTTCTTCTTATTGGTGGGCCCACACTACTACATTAGTAGCTAGTGGGCCACATCTTTGCTATATTCCATTCACTCATTATAAATTACCACCggatgcggattgcatactgacaatGCCAGTACCAAACCTAtaggtaggtgctctgtgggccccaccatgatcacgTATTTGTTTTATTAaggtcgtccattcattttattttttcatttcatttttaggcatgagctaaaaaatgatacATAtaaaatctcagctggaccacactatatgaaaacaatagtgattgaataccaaccattgaaaactttatcgggcccatcgtaatgtttatgtCCCATTCATTCTGTTGATAACGTCACGCGGAtatgaataaagggaaaacataaatatcagatccaaaacttttaaggccacaaaagaaaattagaaaataaaaaaaatttatagtaGGCGTTGAattgccattgtttcctatggtgtggtccacttgagatttagatctgctttatttttaggctgaagcttaaaataattagcaaaatggattggatggtgatgataaaacacaaatatcatagtgggcccacaaagcaccgacagTAGGGATGTCGGTGCTGACCGTGCCTGTATGCAATGTCCCCTCCTCACAAAGTCGTAAAGTACATAATTTTCGTGATGTTTCTTGATACTTCCAATAAATAAATAGTTTGACTTCTATGCTAGTTTGCTACCATTTAAGTCACACAGTTATATggacatccataccgtccaaatctCTTACCAACCTTTTgatggagcataacccaaaatCACTCTCGCGGAGATAATAACATTACCCTTCGGTAATTCCCCTTTTGAATTCGGACAAATGACTATCTCGCTTcttaccatccatttgatagccatcaattggatggtgaggatttctTGGTCAATCTGATTTTCTAGAAAAGATCCATCCACTACATGACCCACagtgtggatggtctggatagcttcACATCAACGTCCGACATGAGGAGGATGAATCACcgtcattttcaaaatggtggtgaactatcaagaGCCTTTCGGAGGTTTCAATTGCCGACGGTTTCAGAACGTCCGATATGCAATGTATCAGATTAAAAAAATCGGCGAACGGCGGATACGATGAATGAGCTGTCAAAATCCATCCTACGGTTAGGAAGGGATTGGAAAAGAGACACGTGGACCTTTTTAAGTTTAAAATAAAAGACGTTCAATGATTGGTGGGTGGATGCTAGCCGTTAATGTGACCGACAGCAGCCCAAGCTTgaagaaataaaatggattttcttgGGAAATACGCAGCCAGCAACGTATCGCTTGCAGATGTTTATTCCATCTGCGGCAAAAATGCTTGGCCGTTCTCTACGCTCTTCCAATTTTGCCCTCTTTCTACCCGCTGCTGACCAGCCAATGGTCCGGCTTCACCCACTTAAAGTTGATCAAGCTTAgctaaattaatttaaagaaaaagtGTTATTATTACGATTTTATTATTGCCAAACTAAATACAAAATTTAGAGAAAATTATCACTATAtatgccaccttttatccagcatctTTTATGAACAgtgcaaaacttaccttcccaacttagatcTTGTAAGTGCAGACaagagcatttgaggacgaaaatacctaTGTCCGTACATGCAATGCCATGTGAAAAGCAAGTATTGTGCTCTGTCCGTACATATAAGGTCTAAGCTGCGAAGGCAAGTTTTAGACTCTTCATAAAAGATGCCGGATAAAAGGTAGCGtttacagtggtaattttcttcaaaatttatcaaacaaATGCAAAGATATTCAAAATAAGGTAAAAATAATATGTAactattgattttttatttttcgtaaaattttaaattcaaaacAACAACATTAATTAATTTTGGTGATAATTTGACATGATAATAAGAATCTTATTAGATTTTATGACTGATAAACAAACTGAGACATGTGAATGGGTGGTGAAATGTACATtgtcaataaataaataatttgtaatcattacatatTTATTGCACGCGTTTAACTTTAGCGTTACTTCTGAAGGTGAGCCTCCAAAGCTTTAAAATTGTAGGGCCATGTTGTGATGTTGGTGTCTTACCGACGTTGTCCATTCCTTTGGTTAGACTGCTTTAGAatataagccaaaaaaaaaaagccaatttTGAAGCTCAACCACACCATGAAATGATGAGAATTGAATGGATATTGTTGATAACTTGTAAGAGaggtagaagttttggattaagttggtATTTTTAGTTTCCTTTATCCATGAcaatatgaccttatgaataggttggatggcaaataaacatcattgtgggccctacggTGAAAacaattttcaatggtggatgtatgtttcctgaggtgtggtatacttgaactttagatctatcccaatttttgtctcataccctaaaatgtgtTGGTAAAGTAGTTGGATGgcgtaagtcacatacatcatggtgaggcctataAATTTAAATCAGTGCCAATAAGTTTCTTTCCTAGCCAattttaaaggaaaaattcaTCTGAATTTTCATCTCAAATGATCAAATTgaaaaagtaattattacatattttcttatatttatcatggtacataaaaaaataaacaatcaTGTGATTGGATTTAGCATGACTAATACAACTTGACTGGGCAATATGACTTTAGTTTATGCATAAATACTAGGTTTTGGGCACACTAATGTGGAATGATAAGTGGATCGAAGCTTACAAATGAACATGTTGGAAAGGGAAAGTAGTACATGATAGaggaaattaagaaattttagatgaaaatatcatatatatatatatatatatatatatatatatatatatggggttcAAGTTTTGACTTATATAATAAATATCTCAAGACAAATTTGTTGTTTTTTTCTAAATATTCTaacaagtgaaaaaaataaaaacagagaaagagagagagattgataaACTATCTTCATGTTATAATAAACTCATATATCCATAATTCAACACAAAGATTTACTCCTTTGAGTGTTGAATATATCTCTAAGAGTCAATGCTAATATACCTCACAAAACCATTCTAAAAAAAACAAGCACAACAAAACAAAGATGAGAGCATAAGGCTATGACCACTTGTGTTGAATCTAGTGCCCTGAAAAATTAATGTGAGCCCTGACCCATCAGCCATGTGGATGTGACTAGGGTGATCTCAGTCATAGATCAAGATGGCCATGAGTCCTTGGTAGAGAACTTGGTAATATTTAGTGTGTATTATTACCTTGAATTTATATTGTGGGTTAGTTGAGGAGTGATTCATTTGATACTCTTTGGGAATTTGAGATTAAATATGACAATCATTGACCAAGAAGAGTCATGGTTCATGGATCTCACTATATTGTTACACCATGATAATTAATTTATGAGATGTATGGTAATCTTATGTGAGGAGACTGACTTAGGTCATGATAGGCTTTCACTACCATTAGGAGCTAACTTAACATCAATTTATATGTTGAATTTACCCTAGTGAGACATAAACAAAAGATACAGGTTTAGACCTTTAGTCACTCATATTAGTGGATCGAGATCAAATCAATAGTCCAGCGGCCCATTAACCTAAACTGTGATCGTAAAATCAGGAATTGATAATGTATAAAAAATGAGTGATCCTTAGACTTGATAAGGATGTGAAGGGCTCAAGATCTTGGCTGATCAATTTTGATTCTTCTTATGAGGTTCATGCAAGGGTCAATAAAGTAGATAGAGTTGGGTATTTCAATCAGAAGCAGTTGATTCTTACATGCACGTCCAATAAGGAATTCATTAGTTTGCTTAGGAACATATTTATGGATTTAATTTGGATAGATCGGGGACTCATTAAATGATTTTTCACTAAACCCAACACTTCAAATGTTTTATAGaggtttttaagaattttttgtcattatatttttattttaactatTAAAACTACTTTACTCAATTTAATGATAACCTGATGGTCTAAATCTaatggtttatttttttattagcaTATGATATGGGCATTAGTGGATACATCGTGATAGAGAAGGATTGAATTATGAGTATATGCATGGATGTGGCAAATTGACATACTTCTTTCACCGtatgttataaaaaataaaataaaataatgaaaataaaaatccatAAGGTGGCCAAGAACCATATTGGGTGCACCCTTAAAAAATCTCTTATTCCAGAGGAAATAAAACATAAGCCTTAAATATCTCCCCCTTAGAACATTTTTAGAGGAAGATAAAGAGattcagtgtgtgtgtgtgtgtgtgtgtgtgtgtgtgtgtgtgtgtgtgtgttaattgCTTCCACATCTTAATCCTCTTCTACTTCATCGATCACACTTCAACATAAGGTCCACTTGGGTGATTGGTGTGCTTTTCCCTTAGCACCCATCAGAGGAAAAGGTTGTCTTCATCTGAACTCTCTCTTATTAGCAGGGACCTCCTAAGTAAGAGGGTTGTCATCAACATCAAATCATTCTACACCTTAGAGTCTCCATTATATGTAAGATTTAAAAGTTTGAATTTATGTTCTAGAAATTGTATACGAATCTACACTTAAGATCTTAggattaagatttttatttttggattcagaAAAAATTATATTCTATTACATATCTTAGATAAATTCAACCAGCTTTAtctaggaattgtatgttctCTTTTTACACTATAATATGTATGATATATATAACTTAAAGAGACATgatgtctttttttaaaaaaacatttttatGCTTTGATAGTACATCGATACACCCATTCATATGTAACAATCATATTTGCCATTAATGGACATATCCTTTAATGTGAcagttatttttatttgtttaggACAGAAACAATTAAACAATGGTTGTAAAAAAAATTATTGGTACATGACAACACATGTAATTGCCACTAAAATCCTAATCAACCTAACTGTCGCTACATATGTACAACTATATATCAGGCACACTCAACCAACACCATATTTAGAACTTTAAATATCAAATGGTCGAACGTCATACTAGTCCCTAATCTACTCTTTAAATGCACAATGGCTTAGATGAGAGCCAAGTGtcaaaaaaaatatttaagcTCCTCGCAACGATGCACAAGTGACGTTCGATTAATAAAACACTCAAGTAAAGCTCATCAATAGCTTTCCAAAAACATATTGTACATGCAAATCCATTGCCTCAATGACCAATTGCGAAGTCATAGCCATTGAAGTTATAATGCATGTTAAACCATCTTACCCTAATTTATACTTCCCATCATAAATTCTTTCCACCCTAGCCACTTGTGGAGCAGTCCGCAACCTACGCTACATCAAAACATGCTAAGTCAATCAGGTCAATTAAACCGCAAGGCAACCCGACACCTTGAGGCAAGCACAAGGACAAGAAAATATCAGTCATTTTCAATGTGGATTGTACTTTAGATTCGGACCCGACACTTTTATGGCTACCATGCCGACGCACCCATCCAATTGGCCGATCCCAATCATCTCACCATATGAAATGTACGGCTAAGATTATTTATAGACAAATATATCCAATCAACCATTTGACCCATCTTCTTATTAGGCACATCATGATCTGATTTGATTCTAATGAGTCACTTCTGTCATATGCGTAAATAGAAAGGTAGAGAACAATGAAACCATGGTTCGAACTCGATATATAAAAATGTATTGATCCTATATATGGTCTTGGTCGGGGACTCATAAGCCGTTTGATTTTTGGACCATAGGCTATCAAAGCCAAGACCCACTAGGCATGTGGTCCAGATTGTGTGTATAATACAGTGTGGCATTTGTATTCTTACGGTGAAAAGAAGAGAATAAAGAAAGAGGGTATTACAGTCATTTAAATAAGCTGTACTTCCGCCCATGAAGATCTTGCATTCCACGTGAACGTGGTTTTGTCGGTAATGAAGTATAACCGCGAGGAATCGTGCCGATTTTCCGCGTGAGTATACGAAAAAATTCTCGGCTCTAAGATTGTACAAGTGGGCCTATGTTTTAGTCATCCAGACCCTTCATTTGATGCACCTACAATTGATGGTCCATGCCAAGTATGctgagattggaagatcctagccatccaatattGTCCTTGCTTTCTTTGAAACATGGGTGGTTGTTGTATTTTCGTCTAAACCGTTTATTTTCGGGCCATTGTTAGAATGGTCAGAATTGCACCATTGGTCAGATCTTGACGCATGCCTCAGTAATAagttggcccaccagatcaacggtcgcGATCAATCAACCATGGCCAACCTTTTACATACGGAGGGACAAAGGACTGTAGACATGTATCCTCAGACGATGGTCACCTATCATGATGGGGATATCTCATTATTGTGTTTCCGTGGTTCGTTCTAACTTACGCTTCGGGTGTAGATTAATTCCAGTTTTAGGTTGAGTAATGATCACCCTGTATTCTTGGTAGACTTTATTATATTGAACTTCCTACTTGTGGcaaaagtgggcccacttatgatgatgatgaaccattGGATGGGAGGATTCAAACTCGAAATgaacatggcccaaaaaatcaTTTTGATTGGATTATCACAGCCATTCAAAAAAGTCCCAGAGAAAGGAACGGTGAGATCGCTTTATTCTTGCAGTCCATTCTGCAGGTCCGTATCAAACGGCtctgatcatccaatcaatgtagTCTTGTTGATCCAACGGTCATTttgatcataggtgggcccacttTGGGCACAGTGGAATCAGCCACGTTATTAAGGATTGGTAATGGACCATGGCTTTTTTAGTTTAGAAGACAAAGTGCATTTATGAGGCtttagatttaagttttgatTTTTGAGGGTCTTCACCAAACATGCATTAGTTATGAAGGGATCCGTACGATCTCCCAAAAAAATGCAAAACGTGGAATATTTTGATGAAGACACGTGTCATAACTCTATTGGTCGAATTGATGGACCATGTTCTAAGAGCCCCATGATTAATCATACCTTACATATTTCTAAGAGGGTAGGGAATGTCCAAGGCATAAAGATATAATGAGCCATATGATCCAAGTGCCAAGTCTTCCAAACTTATAATGGTTGACATTTGAATGGTAGGACTGAGTGGGCCCACAGCTGGTCAAGTGGACTATTGGCTAGAAAGGGTTCTAACAGGTTCCAAATACATTGCACATGGCCCCAATGTCAGCCCCATCAGAGACCACAGCCGTTCAAATAAGGGCTGGTAAAATGAAGTATTACAGGACCTTTTTTAACTTTCACCATTCATTTCTGCACCCTTGTTTGACATGTGAAACTAGAGGAAGGGGGTGGAGAAGCGGTTGTGAAAAGGTCTCTTTCATAAGTATATTATAAAATTACTTCTCAAGGTATTGTTATTTTTTTACATAAGGACTGTAATTGTCAATCTTacgttattttttttataatgatctTGACCATTTTTATATGATCATCTCATCAGCAAAAGGGGGAAGTTTAAATTAAAAAACTCACATAGATTACAATGTTTCAACCCTTTGGTcatttaactttttattttttttaatgagactACTCTCTTAAACATTTTTTTGTGGGCCATCTATATGGTTCTCTAATTTTGGAAATTGTTTTTagttaccattcatccattatatgGCTTATCATATTAGTTTAGGACAGGTCATGTGTTATTTTATAGAGAACAAAAACTACCTGTAATTTTTTACAGTCCTAATTTTATAATTGATTATCGGAATTGTATATATGAAATGTCATTGGTAAGCTATCTAGCTAGGATCGTTATACACtgattaatttattaatttttagatAATTTCACAAAATTCAATAATTTTAAGAgtcaaatttcatttaaaatttaaaattattgtttttagtaagttttgtttGTACCATTTTATTTGTTTTAGTATTTTTCAACTCAGATCTTATCTTAGGTTACTTGTTTTggctagcttttttttttttttttttggttagtttgttagtacacacccatgtcagtacacacactccatgttagcttgTTACTTGTTTTGGCTAGCTAAGAGCGGTTAAtgattttaaattgatttaaaCATATTTACTATTTCAAGTCTAATTAAAGTCTTAGATGTCTTTACTTATATAAGCCCCCTCACACATTGTATAGAAAAACTCCttcattattattaattttattctAGTTGTAACGGTTTTCTACTTGCAGATTTAAATCTTTTATAGGAAAGAAGTCAATAATCTTTTATCCCCTTTTCTCGGTCCACACCATTTCatactctctcttttctttttttcaaatgtgagaatatatatatatatatatatatatatatattagatgagGGATCTATACATCATCACACACATTAACAATTCGGGCGACCctccatgaaaaaagaaaagagggtaGCCTATTATGGCCCTCCAGAAAATGACAAAAAAGAAGATCCTAGGGGCGTGTTTGGCCTGGCACTGGATATGGGATTAAGACAGACCCCATGTGTTTATACTGTTTACATCCCATCCCATTTTCTGTTTGGGACGGCGGGATAAAAACCATTCCACGCACCCTCGTAAACCGCACCTGGATGCCGCCAATCTCGAGATATAAGTTTCCAcccctgtgtagggcccaccaagatatcaatgagatatctactccctccatcattttcacctGCCTTCATTCAGCCATGAAGATATTTTGAGGCAGCTATAAAGtagtgagtggggcacaccatgagaagcagtggagatgcaaacccatccatttgtgaccatccaaacaccctgctggatatcccatgggctatcccaaacccatgTGATCAACAGACAAatactgacaccaccatcattaccttaaaaaccattccatcccaccaaatcccatgggatcggttcGGCCAAACACGGCCTAAGGGACCAAGCAATGGGATTCTGGTTAAGGCAGATTCTCACCGCTCCTAAACCCGTTTTATACATAATTGGTATGGATCATTGTAAAATGACCTTAGATTTAAGGGCTACATTCCTTGCGTGAGAAAGAATAGTACATTAAGTTGTAAATATAAACTCTGAACACTACTCGATCTATCTCATACCATTGCAAGCATAAAAGCTGGGGACTAGGTCCTGGTagaagttctgtgggccccaccatgatgtacgtgttttatctatgccatctatccattttgacatatcattttaggacatcatccaaaaaatgaggcatacccaaagcttaagtggaccacatcatatgaaacaatggacattgaatgcctaccgttgaaagattcttgtgggccacataagttttggaacaagctgatatttatgttttccctttatccaagttttagatggaaaataaatattatagtgggccctagaaggttccaacggtgggcatcaccATACCCACGGCTTCCCGTGGTATggtcaacctgagttttggacctaccttattttttagctcattttatgcTAATCTGAGCTCACAACGTAAATAGACAGCGTGAATAaagcccatatatcatggtgggacttatAAAGCTTTTCCAATACTGAGCTCAATACCAAAGTAGTCACTAGAGAATCTAAGTACACAAGCAAAATCTTCACCGTCCTCCTGTCCCCTAACAGGGAATCTGCAAAATCCCAACCAGATGAAGTCACCTGAAAATCACATAACCACCCTCTTAGCCAAAAACCATTTCCATATCtttaaataacaaaataaaaaatgaaaataaaaattttaaaggcCCATTTTTtacatgcctaaaaatgagtttatctcattgTATTtaatcataatcatataatagaACATTTTTTTATAACCTATCAAGATTATCTTCAACCATTGCCAAAGAGACACATGCACGAACTCTAATAAAGTattacaattaactaaaatgagatgacccATTTTTAAAACCTAATtacatctatttatttttatttttttgtgtcgGGCTACTTGCATTATATATAGTAGACATGATGTAACTTGGAAGAAAATTATCAATCTACACCTAAGTCATCATACGTCCGGAAATGATTCAACGCCATTACATGATAGATTTGGGACATTAGcctatgatttatagacttacaATCAACATCACAAGGCACTAAGTCATAGCAATGATATGATATTTTTTGTCATAGAAATTAAGTGGTTATATGTTCAGTCACATCTATTCGGATAGAACAGTTTAAGTAGTTGTGATTGAGACTAATCTAAATCCTCTTCAAACAAGCAATTAGATactattttgtttttcttcttttatttttccttttgttgCATTATTTTGTTAGTCATGGTCCAATAATTTTCGTAGAGAAATGTATTTTGGACTTAGTTGATTGAAACCTTCCaatgcacctagttgcatttggatttgtggtcatcttcatcatccatcaggaccgtccattaggtaaaATGCACTTTTCTTCTACTACTATGCAAAAAATACAGCTCTAGGATCGTTCGAAGCATCTGCGGTTTGACTTATCTTCTgtggaagatctgatccatccattttttacacTACTTGACTGTATTTTCCGATCATCTGATCAGTATGAGATTGTTTAAGGCAGCTTGTTGAGAGTGGACTAgacttaatggacggtccagatagatgATTTGTAGGGGAACGAGTCCAGATGCAACGAGGTGTGTGGAAACATTTCCGGTCACTCAGTCCACTAACGTTTCTCAACCTTGGGAAGGATGGACACTATAGTGATAGTTCAGCTCCATTTTTTAAATTGTGGTGACTCCTTGGCAAGACACATGTTATAACCGTACGGAAATCTAGACCACGaaaaatgtgggccccatattggcTGGAGAAATGCTCCAGAACTACTCTGATCAtacgatcttaaccatctgatttcaccCGTTAAATTTGGAACGTGGGCCACTTTGTTTTTTACCACACATTTGATGGCCGccaatgggatggttaggattgatcaATCAGTCTGAATTCTAAACTacgatccatccacaatgggtccTATACATCACGTGTGAGGTGGAACTGTAACTCCACTTGAGAATGGTGGTAAACTAACACCATATTCCTATCCTTGTCCTGAAATTCCAGTCAGCGTACAGGGGCATTTTCGGGATTTTCAATCTATAACGTGAACGGAGAGGGAGAAGAGGCTTGAAAATCTGGGAAGGTGGGACCGTTAAAAGATTTTGTATCCTCAAAGCGTCTCCGTTTGTCGTTGACCAACGGCATCCCACGTACAGATATTGGGGTATTACGACTAACGAAGGCT
Protein-coding regions in this window:
- the LOC131235176 gene encoding transcription repressor MYB6-like isoform X1 — encoded protein: MGRHSCCLKEKLRKGLWSPEEDEKLYNHITRFGVGCWSAVPKQAGLQRCGKSCRLRWINYLRPDLKRGHFSQQEEDLIISLHEVLGNRWSQIAAQLPGRTDNEIKNLWNSCLKKKLRQRGIDPNTHKPLSEIQEQDEKNLEMVAWEPQSKKLRSQSMSELGQSVVNNLSYGIGTDNASNDRFLRKPVFDPFPLFEIQAGIDPIMTNTNLLLQFHQNFGPSDQTHLETNSDFGFASMPNLSISDYSNVTEISDNSTTVRSPLFLNETGESSINSSNRNSSMEFQTSDVLGNAVFGWDAEGKLESLFQYQHNGMKSQELKPSSWQEPQQNVQISEDYSSFPLTSLSEDLTDANFDLFEQI
- the LOC131235176 gene encoding transcription factor MYB86-like isoform X2, whose amino-acid sequence is MGRHSCCLKEKLRKGLWSPEEDEKLYNHITRFGVGCWSAVPKQAGLQRCGKSCRLRWINYLRPDLKRGHFSQQEEDLIISLHEVLGNRWSQIAAQLPGRTDNEIKNLWNSCLKKKLRQRGIDPNTHKPLSEIQEQDEKNLEMVAWEPQSKKLRSQSMSELGQSVVNNLSYGIGTDNASNDRFLRKPVFDPFPLFEIQAGESSINSSNRNSSMEFQTSDVLGNAVFGWDAEGKLESLFQYQHNGMKSQELKPSSWQEPQQNVQISEDYSSFPLTSLSEDLTDANFDLFEQI